One segment of Streptomyces sp. NA02950 DNA contains the following:
- a CDS encoding L-aspartate oxidase: protein MTPDAIRHDEPPRPGAPAPASVAALRAPAPGWATEADVVVVGSGVAGLTVALRCAAAGAKVTVVTKARLDDGSTRWAQGGIAAALGEGDTPEQHLDDTLVAGAGLCDEQAVRALVTEGPDAVRRLIATGARFDADESTGEILLTREGGHHRSRIAHAGGDATGAEISRALVDAVRAAGIDTVENALVLDLLKDASGRASGVTLHVMGEGQRDGVGAVRAAAVVLATGGMGQVFAATTNPAVSTGDGVALALRAGAEISDLEFVQFHPTVLWLGPEAEGQQPLVSEAVRGEGAHLVDADGVRFMRGQHELAELAPRDIVAKGILRRMLEQGAEHMYLDARHFGARMWERRFPTILAACRAHGIDPLTEPIPVAPAAHYASGGVRTDLRGRTSVPGLYACGEVACTGVHGANRLASNSLLEGLVFAERIAADITAVPAAPPEPTVSGPHASARPAADTASPLLPSEARYAIQRIMTTGAGVIRSAESLARAAERLDRIRDEAADELRRDGKTAEPGVETWEATNLLLVARVLVAAALRREETRGCHWREDRPERDDVAWRRHLLVTLRPGGSLDVRTTDSASFPVPARPAVAPPTPRTETESQP from the coding sequence ATGACGCCCGATGCCATACGACACGACGAGCCGCCGCGGCCCGGCGCCCCCGCCCCCGCGTCCGTCGCCGCACTGCGCGCCCCCGCCCCCGGCTGGGCCACCGAGGCCGATGTGGTGGTGGTCGGCTCCGGGGTCGCCGGGCTGACCGTCGCACTGCGCTGCGCCGCCGCCGGGGCGAAGGTCACCGTGGTCACCAAGGCCCGGCTCGACGACGGCTCCACCCGCTGGGCCCAGGGAGGCATAGCGGCGGCGCTGGGCGAGGGGGACACCCCCGAGCAGCACCTCGACGACACCCTCGTCGCGGGCGCCGGGCTCTGCGACGAGCAGGCGGTCCGGGCCCTGGTCACCGAGGGCCCCGACGCGGTGCGCCGGCTCATCGCCACCGGCGCCCGCTTCGACGCCGACGAGAGCACCGGCGAGATCCTGCTGACCCGCGAGGGCGGCCACCACCGCTCCCGGATCGCCCACGCGGGCGGCGACGCGACCGGTGCGGAGATCTCCCGGGCCCTGGTCGACGCGGTGCGCGCGGCGGGGATCGACACCGTCGAGAACGCCCTGGTGCTGGATCTGCTGAAGGACGCGTCCGGCCGGGCGTCCGGTGTCACCCTGCATGTCATGGGCGAGGGCCAGCGGGACGGCGTGGGCGCGGTGCGCGCGGCCGCGGTCGTCCTCGCGACCGGCGGGATGGGCCAGGTCTTCGCCGCGACCACCAACCCGGCGGTGTCCACCGGCGACGGGGTGGCGCTGGCGCTGCGGGCCGGGGCGGAGATCTCCGACCTGGAGTTCGTGCAGTTCCACCCCACGGTGCTGTGGCTGGGCCCGGAGGCCGAGGGCCAGCAGCCGCTGGTCTCGGAGGCGGTGCGGGGCGAGGGCGCGCATCTCGTCGACGCCGACGGGGTGCGCTTCATGCGCGGTCAGCACGAGCTGGCCGAGCTGGCCCCGCGCGACATCGTGGCCAAGGGCATTCTGCGGCGCATGCTCGAGCAGGGCGCCGAGCACATGTACCTGGACGCCCGCCACTTCGGGGCGCGGATGTGGGAGCGGCGCTTCCCGACCATCCTCGCCGCCTGCCGCGCGCACGGCATCGACCCGTTGACCGAGCCCATTCCGGTCGCCCCCGCCGCGCACTACGCGAGCGGCGGCGTGCGCACCGATCTGCGCGGGCGCACCTCGGTACCGGGGCTCTACGCCTGCGGTGAAGTCGCCTGCACCGGAGTGCACGGCGCGAACCGGCTGGCCTCCAACTCCCTGCTGGAGGGCCTGGTCTTCGCCGAGCGCATCGCGGCGGACATCACCGCCGTACCGGCCGCGCCACCCGAGCCGACCGTGTCCGGGCCGCACGCCTCCGCGCGGCCGGCCGCGGACACCGCCTCGCCGCTGCTGCCCTCCGAGGCGCGGTACGCGATTCAGCGGATCATGACCACCGGGGCCGGGGTGATCCGTTCCGCCGAGAGTCTGGCCCGTGCCGCCGAGCGGCTGGACCGGATCCGGGACGAGGCCGCGGACGAGCTGCGGCGCGACGGCAAGACGGCCGAGCCCGGCGTCGAGACCTGGGAGGCCACCAACCTCCTCCTCGTCGCCCGGGTACTCGTCGCCGCCGCCCTGCGCCGGGAGGAGACCCGCGGCTGCCACTGGCGTGAGGACCGGCCCGAGCGGGACGACGTCGCCTGGCGCCGCCATCTGCTGGTCACCCTGCGGCCCGGCGGCTCCCTCGACGTCCGTACGACGGACTCCGCGTCGTTCCCCGTTCCCGCCCGCCCCGCGGTCGCCCCACCCACCCCTCGAACCGAGACGGAGTCCCAGCCGTGA